The following coding sequences are from one Clostridia bacterium window:
- the rplP gene encoding 50S ribosomal protein L16: protein MLMPKKVKYRKQQRGRMAGKAWRGSELSFGDFGLKVLEPGWVTDRQIEASRVAMTRFVKRGGKVWVRLFPDKPVTKKPAETRMGKGKGAPDHWVAVVRPGKILFEMEGVSPSDAQEAMRLASHKLPLRTKFVMRESAH, encoded by the coding sequence ATGTTGATGCCAAAGAAAGTTAAGTACCGCAAGCAGCAGCGCGGCCGTATGGCGGGCAAGGCATGGCGCGGCTCCGAGCTGTCTTTCGGCGATTTCGGACTCAAGGTGCTGGAGCCGGGCTGGGTCACGGATCGTCAGATCGAAGCGAGCCGTGTTGCGATGACGCGCTTTGTGAAGCGCGGCGGCAAAGTCTGGGTTCGCTTGTTCCCCGATAAACCGGTTACGAAGAAGCCGGCTGAAACCCGTATGGGCAAGGGCAAAGGTGCTCCAGACCACTGGGTTGCGGTCGTAAGGCCGGGCAAGATCCTGTTCGAGATGGAAGGCGTCTCGCCCTCTGATGCGCAGGAGGCAATGCGCCTGGCATCGCACAAACTGCCGCTG